In bacterium, a genomic segment contains:
- the cadA gene encoding cadmium-translocating P-type ATPase, which produces MDLETMRTPGDPTLTRIFVPAMDCPDEEKEIRSALSKLPSVESMTFHLFSRQVEVRHRGEVEPILDALLRIGIKGHPLDHALRRAELSSSYKGPRRTFLLSGAALLLGAASLILFPGEPLVRLPFLASILLGGAPVAMRGFREVRNRSLGMNALMTISIFGAALLGEWAEAAVVVTLFALANTLEARSLDRARRATADLFASSPERAVVRIGGPGGEERIVPAEEIRPGDTLVVRPGERVPVDAVIRRGASDLNESVLTGESVPVEKMEGEELFAGTVNGRGLLIAEATRPLSESTYARILRRVEEAQAEKAPVQTFMERFAAVYTPSVLCMAVLVAAVPSLLGRGPALDWAYRALVMLVIACPCAIVLAAPVVTLSALTRATREGILVKGARHLEAMGAIRAVAFDKTGTLTRGRLRVTRVRAADGWTGEEVLRLAGAVEAASAHPAAEAIRREAGRLGVATAARGTLARTFEPLEGQGVSAEVEGRKICVGSRRMFETMGFGGDALDRLLENGGSAASSIAIVGTRHTLLGTIAMEDELRPEAPEAIRSLRDLGVAHIVLLTGDTAETARKAGAAAGIEFVEHGLLPDDKLARIRDLVAMHGATAMVGDGVNDAPALALATVGVAIAAAGSPAAMETADVALMTGDLRRIPSAVALGRRMVSLVRQNVAASLAIKAVFLAMAMAGYASLWMAVLADMGTTLLVIFNGLRLLRARTSLHQRA; this is translated from the coding sequence ATGGACCTCGAGACGATGCGAACTCCCGGCGACCCCACCCTCACACGGATCTTCGTCCCCGCGATGGATTGCCCCGACGAGGAGAAGGAGATCCGCTCCGCCCTCTCGAAGCTACCCTCCGTCGAATCGATGACGTTCCATCTCTTCTCGCGGCAGGTCGAGGTGCGGCACCGGGGGGAGGTGGAGCCGATCCTCGACGCCCTCCTCCGGATCGGTATAAAGGGTCATCCGCTGGACCACGCCCTGCGCCGGGCGGAACTTTCATCGTCGTACAAGGGTCCCCGGAGAACCTTCCTCCTTTCCGGCGCGGCCCTTCTTCTCGGGGCAGCATCCTTGATTCTCTTCCCCGGAGAACCCCTGGTCCGCCTCCCCTTCCTTGCATCGATCCTCCTCGGCGGCGCGCCGGTGGCGATGCGCGGCTTCCGGGAGGTGCGGAACCGGTCCCTCGGGATGAACGCCCTGATGACGATCTCGATCTTCGGCGCGGCCCTCCTCGGGGAGTGGGCGGAGGCGGCGGTGGTGGTGACCCTCTTCGCTCTCGCGAACACGCTGGAGGCGCGCAGCCTCGATCGCGCCCGCCGCGCCACCGCCGACCTGTTCGCCTCCTCCCCCGAGCGGGCCGTTGTCCGCATCGGCGGACCGGGAGGCGAAGAGCGGATCGTCCCCGCCGAGGAGATCCGCCCCGGAGACACCCTGGTCGTTCGACCCGGAGAGCGCGTCCCGGTGGACGCGGTGATCCGCCGGGGCGCCTCGGACCTCAACGAGTCGGTCCTCACGGGCGAGTCGGTGCCCGTGGAAAAGATGGAGGGGGAAGAGCTGTTCGCCGGCACGGTGAACGGGCGGGGCCTGCTGATCGCCGAGGCCACGCGTCCGCTGTCCGAATCCACCTACGCCCGGATCCTGCGCCGGGTCGAGGAGGCGCAGGCGGAAAAAGCTCCCGTTCAGACATTCATGGAGCGGTTCGCCGCCGTGTACACCCCGTCGGTCCTGTGCATGGCCGTCCTCGTAGCCGCGGTCCCTTCCCTGCTGGGCCGGGGCCCCGCGCTCGACTGGGCGTACAGGGCGCTCGTGATGCTCGTGATCGCCTGCCCGTGCGCGATCGTCCTCGCCGCTCCCGTGGTCACCCTCTCCGCCCTCACACGCGCGACACGGGAGGGGATCCTCGTCAAGGGCGCAAGGCACCTCGAGGCGATGGGGGCGATCCGCGCGGTGGCGTTCGACAAGACGGGAACACTCACGCGCGGGAGGCTCCGGGTGACCCGGGTGCGTGCGGCGGACGGGTGGACGGGAGAGGAGGTTCTCCGGCTGGCGGGCGCGGTCGAGGCGGCCTCGGCGCACCCCGCCGCGGAGGCGATCCGTCGGGAGGCGGGGCGGCTGGGGGTGGCGACAGCGGCGCGCGGGACCCTCGCCCGGACGTTCGAGCCCCTGGAAGGGCAAGGAGTTTCCGCCGAGGTGGAGGGGCGGAAGATCTGCGTCGGGAGCCGCAGGATGTTCGAGACGATGGGGTTCGGCGGCGACGCGCTCGACCGGCTCCTGGAGAACGGAGGGAGCGCGGCGTCGTCCATCGCGATCGTCGGAACGCGGCACACCCTCCTCGGAACGATTGCGATGGAGGACGAGCTTCGGCCCGAGGCCCCGGAGGCGATCCGTTCGTTGCGGGATCTCGGCGTGGCGCACATCGTCCTGCTCACGGGGGATACGGCGGAGACTGCCCGGAAAGCCGGAGCGGCGGCCGGCATCGAATTCGTGGAGCACGGCCTGCTACCGGACGACAAGCTCGCGCGGATCCGTGACCTCGTCGCCATGCACGGGGCGACAGCGATGGTGGGAGACGGGGTGAACGACGCGCCGGCGCTTGCCCTGGCCACCGTCGGCGTGGCGATCGCCGCGGCGGGCTCTCCGGCCGCGATGGAAACGGCGGACGTGGCGCTCATGACCGGGGATCTCCGCAGGATCCCCTCGGCGGTCGCGCTCGGACGGCGCATGGTGTCCCTGGTGCGGCAGAACGTGGCCGCCTCCCTGGCCATCAAAGCAGTGTTCCTCGCGATGGCGATGGCCGGGTACGCCTCCCTGTGGATGGCGGTGCTGGCCGACATGGGAACCACGCTGCTGGTCATTTTCAACGGGTTGCGCCTGTTGCGCGCACGTACGTCACTTCATCAGAGGGCCTGA
- a CDS encoding methyltransferase domain-containing protein, which produces MPLSRKELTREQFGRVASKYRCSADHTDVEDLDLLFTGLALDPGHRILDVATGGGHTAAALAEHCGRVVASDLTPSMLREARVLAAERRVGNIVFAAADAEALPFRDAAFDRITCRVAPHHFPDVRTALAEMARVTRPGGRIGIIDSVVPGEPSLDAFLNTIEKVRDPSHVRSYRVEEWLELLAEAGFLLLQAASLWKTHAFPEWVARTGRSKAVQWQVETIFLSAFPLAREAFRIRTEGGRVVSYSDEKAIFVAKKAGEPPAR; this is translated from the coding sequence ATGCCATTGTCCCGGAAGGAGCTCACCCGCGAGCAGTTCGGCCGGGTGGCGTCGAAATACCGGTGCAGCGCCGACCACACGGACGTGGAGGACCTGGATCTCCTCTTCACGGGCCTCGCCCTCGACCCGGGGCACCGGATCCTCGACGTGGCCACCGGCGGAGGGCACACCGCGGCGGCCCTCGCAGAGCACTGCGGACGGGTGGTGGCGTCGGACCTGACCCCCTCGATGCTGCGGGAGGCCCGGGTCCTGGCCGCGGAGCGCCGGGTCGGCAACATCGTCTTCGCGGCCGCCGACGCCGAGGCGCTCCCGTTCCGGGACGCCGCCTTCGACCGGATCACGTGCCGCGTCGCGCCCCATCATTTTCCCGACGTTCGGACCGCCCTGGCCGAGATGGCCCGGGTAACCCGCCCCGGCGGGCGGATCGGGATCATCGACAGCGTGGTCCCCGGCGAACCGTCCCTCGACGCCTTCCTGAACACCATCGAGAAGGTTCGCGACCCGTCGCACGTGCGCAGCTACCGCGTGGAAGAGTGGCTCGAGCTCCTCGCGGAGGCGGGATTTCTTCTCCTGCAGGCCGCCTCCCTCTGGAAAACCCACGCCTTCCCCGAGTGGGTGGCGCGGACGGGCCGTTCCAAGGCGGTGCAATGGCAGGTCGAGACGATCTTCCTCTCCGCCTTTCCGCTCGCGCGGGAGGCGTTCCGCATCCGCACGGAGGGGGGCCGGGTCGTCTCCTACTCCGACGAGAAGGCGATCTTCGTCGCGAAGAAAGCCGGGGAGCCACCCGCCCGCTGA
- a CDS encoding PD-(D/E)XK nuclease family protein: protein MPESIPAISRLYAGPFPALEERLIGRYFGRAGRGPEQAHVLLVPSNELREHLLKRLASAPGVASAFAGAFVMTLYDFAVRLLKHRGIFPEELPPAGMAAAILAAVRETYAAEDGDFGGISPTPGFTPALARTLSDLEEGCVGDAELALTERAAKERGDARRAARLAEWRRLRASVARKIRAMGGETRRRIFREAVAGFEQPGYPFRATLYGFYDFTRLQWMLVERLLSSGLLDEVYFPGLFDGEGNLRPSFLYAARAWDRLRAAFEGNVEFLSDDPSPAVAALRGRIFSPLPPAEMTPAPFAILSAPHAEGEMRLAARRVRSWLDAFPAASVHLVARKVTPEMAADWERIAAEYGIDTAGRLDIPLSSVPLVRLLLRMIAIARDDFPRREVIDVLSSPYRRFAGGEDGAAARPDLWDLLSKELLIVSGSDWDTRLARISRSRRPEEDAGTEENDRAAQLALLRSEVLALRASLRPLAEARGYASFARAVRALLVREFRVVQDDAPEWERDRRAVEALFAILHDLEAIPDREAPWPGAREGADGFSALLSAQRLFVGEQGGMRRTGAVVLGDAVVLRGVTADRVIVLSVNEDAVPAQLGEDPLLPDDDREEINRGTRQPDLPDALSLRRRNAAEEKLLFSLPAASVREEVVFSVLRADASGAARRPSRYLLHLLSRFAGPAVFSDEWEVASGAAVERLPRSPFEALEGEGPRSPRETALRAWRAGEEPEVAAAGVPWARVRGILSAWAARSVGEGIFPGPGLRVLLPASHSASALEELARCPYRYFLSRVVLLDPPEEPEEALALSPAELGEIAHDILRRLGRDAAAGKGWGDAAAAARRAVDRFARENPTGLPGLFRIRCRGVERDVARLVEWERRQEAKRPGWRVDRVEEAFSLPPEPLHPALRGRVDRIDRGPAGEARVIDYKYRDPARGEIPPDWIRHGLSHQVPVYLAFASSLSPAPAAVSAAFYFLRNGFGVEEAPGWDEIRGDWSAALAGWLSIAAAGAFPPLPHHRFTSAGRMSPRYCDSCPFRDHCRVSPAYDGSEIDPASLAARIARESALRPVADHRPGKE from the coding sequence ATGCCCGAGTCGATCCCAGCGATTTCCCGCCTGTACGCGGGTCCGTTCCCCGCGCTCGAGGAACGCCTGATCGGGCGATATTTTGGCCGTGCCGGGCGGGGCCCCGAGCAGGCCCACGTCCTCCTCGTGCCGTCCAACGAACTCCGGGAGCATCTCCTGAAACGACTGGCGTCGGCTCCCGGCGTCGCCTCCGCCTTCGCGGGCGCTTTCGTGATGACGCTGTACGACTTCGCCGTGCGCCTGCTGAAGCATCGGGGGATCTTCCCGGAGGAACTCCCCCCGGCGGGGATGGCGGCGGCGATCCTCGCGGCGGTGCGGGAAACGTACGCCGCGGAGGACGGTGATTTCGGGGGAATCTCCCCGACGCCCGGATTCACTCCCGCCCTCGCCCGCACGCTTTCCGACCTCGAGGAGGGGTGCGTGGGGGATGCGGAGCTCGCGTTGACGGAAAGGGCGGCGAAGGAACGGGGGGACGCCCGAAGGGCGGCGCGATTGGCGGAATGGCGGCGGCTGCGGGCGTCCGTCGCCCGGAAGATCCGGGCGATGGGGGGGGAGACCCGACGCCGGATCTTCCGGGAGGCGGTGGCGGGTTTCGAGCAGCCCGGCTACCCGTTCCGCGCGACCCTGTACGGGTTCTACGACTTCACCCGGCTTCAGTGGATGCTGGTCGAACGGCTCCTCTCCTCCGGCCTGCTGGACGAGGTCTATTTCCCCGGTCTCTTCGACGGCGAGGGGAACCTTCGTCCTTCGTTCCTGTACGCCGCCAGGGCGTGGGATCGTCTGCGCGCCGCCTTCGAGGGGAACGTGGAGTTCCTGTCGGACGATCCGTCCCCCGCCGTCGCGGCGCTGCGCGGGCGGATCTTCTCTCCCTTGCCGCCCGCGGAGATGACGCCCGCGCCGTTCGCGATCCTCTCCGCCCCGCACGCGGAAGGAGAGATGCGTCTTGCCGCCCGCCGGGTCCGATCGTGGCTCGACGCTTTCCCCGCGGCTTCCGTTCATCTGGTCGCCAGGAAGGTGACCCCGGAAATGGCGGCCGACTGGGAGCGGATCGCCGCGGAGTACGGCATCGACACGGCGGGGCGCCTCGACATCCCCCTCTCCTCCGTCCCCCTCGTGCGCCTGCTCCTGCGGATGATCGCGATCGCCCGGGACGACTTCCCGCGCCGGGAGGTGATCGACGTCCTCTCGTCCCCGTATCGCCGGTTCGCCGGCGGGGAGGACGGCGCCGCCGCGCGGCCCGACCTGTGGGACCTCCTCTCGAAGGAACTCCTGATCGTTTCCGGGTCCGATTGGGACACGCGGCTGGCCCGCATTTCACGGAGCCGTCGCCCGGAAGAGGATGCCGGAACGGAGGAGAACGATCGCGCGGCGCAGCTCGCCCTTCTCCGGTCCGAGGTGCTTGCGTTGCGGGCCTCCCTGCGCCCCCTCGCGGAGGCGCGGGGGTACGCCTCCTTCGCCCGGGCGGTGCGGGCACTTCTCGTCCGCGAGTTCCGTGTCGTTCAGGATGACGCCCCGGAGTGGGAGCGCGATCGCCGGGCCGTGGAGGCGCTCTTCGCGATCCTCCACGATCTCGAGGCGATCCCCGACCGCGAGGCGCCGTGGCCGGGGGCGCGGGAGGGGGCGGACGGATTTTCGGCCCTCCTCTCCGCGCAGCGGCTCTTCGTCGGAGAGCAAGGGGGGATGCGCAGGACCGGCGCGGTCGTCCTGGGCGACGCCGTCGTCCTGCGAGGCGTCACGGCGGATCGGGTAATCGTCCTTTCGGTCAACGAGGACGCCGTGCCGGCCCAGCTCGGGGAGGATCCGCTCCTCCCCGACGACGACCGGGAGGAGATCAACCGCGGGACGAGGCAGCCGGATTTGCCGGACGCCTTGTCGCTGCGGCGGCGCAACGCGGCGGAGGAGAAGCTCCTCTTTTCCCTGCCCGCCGCCTCGGTGCGGGAGGAGGTCGTCTTCTCGGTCCTTCGCGCCGACGCCTCGGGCGCGGCCCGGCGCCCCTCCCGGTACCTGCTCCACCTGCTGTCGCGGTTCGCCGGCCCGGCGGTCTTCTCCGACGAGTGGGAAGTCGCCTCCGGTGCCGCCGTCGAACGCCTTCCCCGGTCTCCCTTCGAGGCCCTCGAGGGCGAGGGACCACGGAGCCCGCGGGAGACGGCCCTGCGCGCGTGGCGCGCGGGAGAGGAGCCGGAGGTCGCCGCGGCCGGTGTGCCATGGGCCAGGGTGCGCGGGATCCTGTCCGCATGGGCCGCGCGGTCCGTGGGGGAGGGGATCTTTCCCGGCCCGGGTCTGCGCGTCCTCCTCCCGGCCTCCCACAGCGCTTCCGCGCTGGAGGAGCTTGCCCGCTGCCCGTACCGGTACTTCCTCTCGCGCGTCGTCCTCCTCGACCCGCCGGAGGAACCGGAGGAGGCGCTCGCGCTCTCCCCGGCGGAGTTGGGGGAGATCGCCCACGACATCCTGCGCCGACTCGGTCGGGACGCCGCGGCGGGAAAAGGGTGGGGGGACGCCGCCGCCGCCGCGCGCCGTGCCGTCGACCGCTTCGCCCGGGAGAACCCGACCGGCCTCCCCGGCCTCTTCCGGATCCGGTGCCGGGGCGTGGAGCGGGACGTCGCGCGCCTCGTGGAGTGGGAGCGGAGGCAGGAGGCCAAGCGCCCCGGGTGGCGGGTCGACCGGGTCGAAGAGGCGTTCTCCCTCCCCCCCGAGCCGCTCCATCCGGCGCTTCGCGGGCGGGTCGACCGGATCGACCGCGGCCCCGCGGGGGAAGCCCGGGTGATCGATTACAAGTATCGCGACCCCGCCCGCGGGGAGATCCCCCCGGACTGGATCCGGCACGGTCTCTCCCACCAGGTCCCCGTCTACCTGGCGTTTGCGTCATCGCTGTCCCCCGCGCCGGCCGCCGTCTCGGCCGCCTTCTACTTCCTGCGCAACGGGTTCGGGGTCGAGGAGGCGCCGGGGTGGGACGAGATCCGCGGGGACTGGTCCGCCGCCCTTGCCGGCTGGCTCTCCATCGCCGCCGCGGGTGCTTTCCCGCCGTTGCCGCACCACCGGTTCACCAGCGCCGGGCGGATGTCGCCCCGGTATTGCGATTCCTGCCCGTTCCGGGATCATTGCCGCGTCTCCCCCGCCTACGACGGCTCCGAGATCGACCCCGCCTCCCTCGCCGCGCGGATCGCGCGGGAATCGGCGCTGCGTCCGGTGGCCGACCACCGGCCCGGGAAGGAGTAA